One part of the Denticeps clupeoides chromosome 16, fDenClu1.1, whole genome shotgun sequence genome encodes these proteins:
- the LOC114766343 gene encoding glutamine and serine-rich protein 1-like isoform X2, producing MDGSYPNPSFADPLDPAQQQQPAAWAYERGPACVKPSSGYGATHLETELLQRQTYASSQLSTYTTSQTPAGLSGVFDTSLQTSGSNATETPVMNFLSAIESRSLQAGPASASLPQFRSWQTGALPSSGTFPTPSALSSYQHPSIFSTRSFTTSPALPLQDVTFSSSNGLLPPQDPLLQIKSSQSTVPTALAFDRLSATSIGPGLPPQSSTYRSAQESAPHLLQPQFSLLPSALGNPQPALQPYGAPAFSGPMERALQRECSVIKHHQRPSSTQLPAGAPHPLQTFLAGESGVPFPAEASRQTSVPCSPVGDAAHPINGGPQQTSLQTQAYPSSVPSPGFSPSPGMKAKDCSSSNMAQRSNKSAESEPRAQAGSPKPPTQTFSSPGQKPNSAAASQPQPYAPAQIPDLMSMSPSHNYITSQSLSGTVSHPQVFSTGQTEKMPSVYKFSFAGQSESVTSAGLAYSLPSAVHGAEYGAQVQGLCMGSPSPVYSPGHTQGPPNASYYAAGPAAAGASRSYATEQSLPPASSFSPARAGVEPLKFLLPVQLPSSSQALHRGTPSAELKPAYGKRKEDGSMFLAKEGCGELPIQDVQALQRGTLQSSTQALAGNESGGQNNVVYVVSKADDRYNTQSVIRSNSRSEDHMMGSPLGSIKDERLMPTNQHGQLVDSSSARVGPEPKSSSALMQSSHVAMNAEQLKPQSLLLKVPGSQQQNHQAQTITIQQDHKQTTQGQTQFVCVPGAPVLLEPSQMIVLQQTLPHTVQTSKVTTQMQPVQYLQMTSDINPPTVSIAESSKHNTSPKVNFSQTSQHDGKHHFTLGSICFPDSMLMTDERTILSNVDDILAATVAACGVTPHDFVKAASSEGEMPSLANPTDSKCHFQSAESRNEPTFTPQQGIIANTQTLTLTLNSTHLTSDIQHFPKSGVGSHQAYLLENLHAQHGVNSIIVSSQHEVDGLTAQSHETGDGEAAEKSSATPKNVASLSPSDNSDGRVSSDFHLTGQEYNPTVMMNHVSKSQEQVPSSEANGIKKEDILLQCPADGLPKKKSRSKGSSRFPCEDENGLPRPPKRSGQGKRQNGKGSDIGSSSASDSCQDGYQHQERIRQKIKEVEEKQPEIRTGFIGSFLDFLKSGPKQNFSSPQIRTPNRTRKSSSVSKKASGLLPMSYKLQPPLAPLPMQENQPLSSTRRLDEDLQKNLVTLPSFSSDEDEAAGKNQALQNSITSALSSLDEPSDRKQKPVDRSAGDLLRQQQYSSVEPSPVKVPPREISAEELLKDVPPDHLALQLMTVAIEGLTDEELSDSGGEGMYRERDEFVVKNEDIESLKVTLKAGLEPPAIWKVQKALLQKFIPELRDGRRVFSATNSYLGYFGDAKTMYRRVYVKFLDTVNKREYVRVCSRKPRCKPMHSMRGSQAKALFGHKILPVNSSIRPASNKLLSKLKAKQPKSKAEPPPKKRRKWKEAFSPSDSSPEASSEADEFTPPVSFSSRFLNTRTMKETFKGFVELLISVTLDADVMSTLERGNDELLLPHMKRVDCMITDNRRRLLPKLCVGQLFKSALDTFPEISVVTELKKDGETPAFKVCLSGKAYNKKTMKHSKSPSKLPLEYTVDQQTKTRWFSLYHSLQHYKYHTYLTCRDEIASLKLHAQDLRQEQTVQICMSNRAWVERLFDRFGELLTQVQQACL from the exons ATGGACGGGAGCTACCCGAACCCGAGCTTCGCGGACCCGCTGGACCcggcgcagcagcagcagcccgcAGCCTGGGCCTACGAGCGCGGCCCCGCATGCGTGAAGCCAAG TTCCGGTTATGGAGCGACACACCTGGAGACTGAGCTGCTCCAGCGGCAGACCTATGCCTCCAGCCAACTCTCCACGTACACCACCTCACAAACCCCTGCAG GCCTTTCTGGAGTCTTTGACaccagcttgcagacatctGGCAGCAACGCTACTGAAACGCCCGTCATGAACTTCCTCTCGGCCATCGAGTCACGAAGCCTTCAGGCTGGCCCTGCAAGTGCTTCTCTTCCCCAGTTTAGGTCATGGCAGACAG GAGCCTTGCCCTCATCTGGGACATTTCCTACACCTTCTGCTCTGTCATCCTACCAGCACCCCAGCATCTTCTCCACGCGAAGCTTTACGACTTCGCCCGCGTTACCCCTTCAAGACGTCACCTTCAGCAGTTCTAATGGTCTCCTGCCCCCGCAGGACCCTTTACTTCAGATCAAGTCCTCCCAGAGCACTGTGCCTACTGCCCTTGCCTTTGACCGCCTGAGTGCAACCTCCATAGGTCCCGGCCTCCCACCCCAGTCCTCCACGTATCGCTCGGCCCAGGAGTCCGCCCCCCACCTCCTCCAACCACAGTTCAGCCTGCTGCCGTCTGCCCTGGGCAACCCCCAGCCGGCCCTCCAGCCTTACGGCGCTCCAGCCTTCTCCGGGCCCATGGAGCGAGCGCTTCAGCGTGAATGTAGCGTGATCAAGCACCATCAGCGGCCTTCAAGCACCCAACTGCCTGCAGGCGCGCCGCACCCCCTGCAAACCTTCCTGGCTGGCGAGAGCGGCGTTCCCTTCCCGGCCGAGGCCTCGCGACAGACGTCGGTGCCCTGCAGCCCCGTCGGAGACGCGGCACATCCCATCAACGGTGGACCGCAGCAGACGTCTCTGCAGACTCAGGCCTACCCCTCCTCTGTACCCTCTCCGGGCTTTTCACCCTCCCCTGGGATGAAAGCCAAAGACTGTTCTTCCAGCAACATGGCTCAGCGTTCCAACAAAAGTGCCGAGTCGGAGCCGCGTGCGCAGGCGGGCTCGCCGAAGCCACCGACGCAGACCTTCTCGTCCCCGGGCCAGAAGCCAAACTCGGCGGCTGCCTCCCAGCCACAGCCGTACGCGCCTGCGCAGATTCCCGATTTGATGTCCATGAGCCCTTCGCACAACTACATCACTTCTCAGAGTCTCTCCGGCACCGTCAGCCACCCGCAGGTGTTCTCCACGGGGCAGACCGAAAAAATGCCTTCTGTCTACAAGTTCTCGTTCGCTGGCCAGTCCGAGAGCGTGACCTCCGCCGGCCTCGCGTACTCGTTGCCTTCGGCGGTGCACGGTGCGGAGTACGGCGCGCAGGTTCAGGGGCTGTGCATGGGGAGCCCCTCTCCGGTCTACTCTCCCGGCCACACTCAGGGTCCGCCAAATGCGAGCTACTACGCCGCGGGGCCGGCCGCCGCCGGCGCGTCTCGGAGCTACGCGACAGAACAATCCCTCCCTCCGGCCTCGTCTTTCTCGCCAGCCCGTGCCGGGGTCGAGCCCCTGAAATTCCTGCTTCCTGTTCAGCTGCCTTCTTCCTCCCAAGCCTTACACAGAGGGACGCCATCGGCAGAGTTAAAGCCGGCCTACGGCAAAAGGAAAGAAGATGGGAGCATGTTCCTCGCCAAAGAGGGATGCGGGGAGCTTCCCATTCAGGACGTGCAAGCGTTGCAGAGAGGAACCCTTCAGAGTTCCACTCAGGCTCTTGCTGGTAACGAATCTGGAGGTCAGAACAACGTGGTGTACGTGGTCTCTAAGGCAGATGATCGGTACAACACTCAGAGTGTGATCAGGAGCAACTCCAGATCCGAAGACCATATGATGGGATCTCCCTTAGGGTCCATAAAAGACGAACGTCTCATGCCCACAAATCAGCATGGACAACTTGTAGATAGTAGCAGCGCTCGGGTCGGGCCCGAGCCAAAAAGCTCTTCTGCGCTGATGCAGTCTTCCCACGTCGCCATGAACGCAGAGCAGCTCAAGCCACAATCTCTCCTGCTCAAGGTGCCAGGTTCTCAGCAGCAGAACCATCAAGCACAGACAATCACTATTCAGCAGGACCACAAACAGACAACCCAGGGACAAACCCAGTTTGTCTGCGTCCCAGGTGCCCCAGTCCTCCTTGAACCTTCACAGATGATTGTACTCCAACAGACTTTGCCTCACACAGTCCAAACCTCGAAGGTGACAACTCAAATGCAGCCAGTTCAGTATCTCCAAATGACGAGTGACATCAACCCCCCCACTGTGAGTATTGCGGAGTCCTCCAAGCACAACACGTCCCCAAAAGTCAATTTCAGCCAGACCAGTCAGCATGATGGAAAGCATCACTTTACCCTCGGCTCCATCTGCTTTCCGGACTCCATGCTGATGACGGACGAGAGGACCATCCTGTCCAACGTGGACGACATCCTGGCCGCGACGGTGGCTGCCTGCGGAGTGACGCCGCATGACTTTGTCAAAGCTGCCTCCTCCGAAGGGGAGATGCCTTCACTCGCCAACCCCACGGATTCCAAGTGCCACTTCCAGTCTGCTGAGAGCAGGAACGAACCAACCTTCACCCCTCAGCAAGGGATTATTGCTAATACCCAGACTCTGACTTTGACATTAAACAGTACTCACCTGACGTCAGACATTCAGCATTTTCCCAAAAGTGGAGTTGGGTCGCACCAAGCATATCTATTAGAAAACTTGCATGCACAACACGGGGTGAACAGTATCATCGTCAGCTCCCAACACGAAGTAGACGGACTCACCGCTCAATCGCACGAAACTGGTGACGGGGAAGCTGCAGAAAAGAGTTCTGCGACCCCCAAAAACGTGGCCTCTCTTAGCCCCAGTGACAATAGCGACGGGAGGGTCAGTTCAGACTTCCACCTGACTGGCCAGGAGTATAACCCAACAGTCATGATGAACCATGTCTCCAAGAGCCAGGAGCAGGTTCCATCCAGTGAAGCCAATGGCATTAAAAAGGAAGATATCCTCCTGCAATGCCCAGCTGATGGCCTGCCAAAGAAAAAATCGAGGTCTAAAGGCTCCTCCAGGTTCCCATGTGAAGATGAGAACGGACTTCCTCGGCCCCCGAAGCGAAGTGGCCAAGGGAAGCGGCAGAATGGTAAAGGCAGCGACATCGGTTCATCCTCGGCTTCCGACAGCTGCCAAGATGGCTATCAGCATCAGGAGAGGATACGGCAGAAGATAAAAGAGGTAGAAGAAAAGCAACCGGAGATCAGAACGGGATTCATTGGGTCCTTCTTAGACTTTCTTAAATCAGGTCCAAAGCAAAATTTCTCTTCGCCTCAAATAAGGACACCTAACCGTACACGGAAATCTTCGTCTGTTTCAAAGAAAGCCTCCGGTCTCCTGCCCATGTCTTATAAGCTTCAGCCCCCATTAGCCCCTTTGCCAATGCAGGAAAACCAGCCTCTTAGTTCGACAAGACGCCTGGATGAGGACTTGCAGAAGAACCTGGTGACCCTCCCGTCCTTCTCATCAGATGAAGACGAAGCAGCAGGGAAAAACCAGGCCCTTCAGAATAGCATCACTTCAGCCCTTTCATCTCTAGATGAGCCATCAGACCGGAAGCAAAAGCCAG TAGACAGATCAGCAGGTGATTTGCTAAGGCAACAGCAATACTCAAGCGTGGAACCATCACCCGTGAAGGTGCCTCCGAGGGAAATTTCTGCCGAAGAACTGCTGAAGGACGTTCCTCCTGACCATCTAGCTCTGCAGCTGATGACGGTTGCCATAGAGGGCCTGACTGACGAGGAACTGTCCGACAGCGGAGGGGAGGGGATGTACCGTGAGCGGGACGAGTTTGTGGTGAAAAACGAGGACATTGAAAGCCTGAAG GTGACTTTGAAAGCAGGGTTGGAGCCGCCAGCTATCTGGAAAGTACAAAAGGCACTGCTGCAAAAGTTCATTCCGGAGCTGAGGGACGGCAGACGAGTGTTCTCAGCCACCAACAGT TATTTGGGATACTTTGGAGATGCCAAGACTATGTACCGGAGAGTGTATGTGAAGTTCCTTGACACGGTCAACAAAAGAGAGTATGTCCGCGTCTGCAGCAGGAAACCGAGGTGTAAGCCCATGCACTCCATGAG AGGCTCACAGGCCAAGGCCCTGTTTGGCCACAAGATCCTTCCGGTAAACAGCTCAATCAGACCAGCCTCAAACAAGCTCCTTTCCAAGCTCAAAGCAAAACAGCCAAAGTCCAAGGCAGAGCCGCCACCCAAGAAGAGAAGGAAATGGAAGGAAGCGTTCTCGCCTTCCGACTCATCTCCTGAGGCTTCCAGCGAAGCTGACG AGTTTACACCCCCTGTTTCCTTTTCTTCACGCTTCCTGAACACCAGAACCATGAAGGAGACCTTCAAGGGCTTTGTGGAGCTTCTGATCAGTGTGACTCTAGATGCAGATGTAATGAGCACGCTGGAGAGGGGAAATG ACGAGCTGCTGCTGCCTCACATGAAGAGAGTGGATTGCATGATCACCGACAACAGGAGACGCCTGCTGCCCAAGCTCTGTGTGGGACAGCTGTTCAAG AGCGCGCTGGACACCTTTCCTGAGATTTCAGTGGTGACAGAACTGAAAAAAGATGGCGAGACCCCTGCCTTTAAAGTCTGCTTAAGTGGGAAGgcttacaacaaaaaaactatgAAGCACTCCAAGTCCCCAAGCAAATTACCTTTG GAATACACTGTGGATCAACAGACCAAGACCCGTTGGTTTTCCCTCTATCACTCACTGCAGCATTATAAGTACCACACTTACCTGACGTGTAGGGACGAG ATTGCCTCTCTGAAGTTGCATGCGCAGGACCTACGGCAGGAGCAGACGGTGCAGATATGCATGAGCAACAGGGCCTGGGTGGAGCGACTCTTTGACCGGTTTGGGGAGCTTCTGACACAAGTGCAGCAGGCCTGCCTGTAG
- the LOC114766343 gene encoding glutamine and serine-rich protein 1-like isoform X1, giving the protein MDGSYPNPSFADPLDPAQQQQPAAWAYERGPACVKPSSGYGATHLETELLQRQTYASSQLSTYTTSQTPAGLSGVFDTSLQTSGSNATETPVMNFLSAIESRSLQAGPASASLPQFRSWQTGANSSNTDLFLAGALPSSGTFPTPSALSSYQHPSIFSTRSFTTSPALPLQDVTFSSSNGLLPPQDPLLQIKSSQSTVPTALAFDRLSATSIGPGLPPQSSTYRSAQESAPHLLQPQFSLLPSALGNPQPALQPYGAPAFSGPMERALQRECSVIKHHQRPSSTQLPAGAPHPLQTFLAGESGVPFPAEASRQTSVPCSPVGDAAHPINGGPQQTSLQTQAYPSSVPSPGFSPSPGMKAKDCSSSNMAQRSNKSAESEPRAQAGSPKPPTQTFSSPGQKPNSAAASQPQPYAPAQIPDLMSMSPSHNYITSQSLSGTVSHPQVFSTGQTEKMPSVYKFSFAGQSESVTSAGLAYSLPSAVHGAEYGAQVQGLCMGSPSPVYSPGHTQGPPNASYYAAGPAAAGASRSYATEQSLPPASSFSPARAGVEPLKFLLPVQLPSSSQALHRGTPSAELKPAYGKRKEDGSMFLAKEGCGELPIQDVQALQRGTLQSSTQALAGNESGGQNNVVYVVSKADDRYNTQSVIRSNSRSEDHMMGSPLGSIKDERLMPTNQHGQLVDSSSARVGPEPKSSSALMQSSHVAMNAEQLKPQSLLLKVPGSQQQNHQAQTITIQQDHKQTTQGQTQFVCVPGAPVLLEPSQMIVLQQTLPHTVQTSKVTTQMQPVQYLQMTSDINPPTVSIAESSKHNTSPKVNFSQTSQHDGKHHFTLGSICFPDSMLMTDERTILSNVDDILAATVAACGVTPHDFVKAASSEGEMPSLANPTDSKCHFQSAESRNEPTFTPQQGIIANTQTLTLTLNSTHLTSDIQHFPKSGVGSHQAYLLENLHAQHGVNSIIVSSQHEVDGLTAQSHETGDGEAAEKSSATPKNVASLSPSDNSDGRVSSDFHLTGQEYNPTVMMNHVSKSQEQVPSSEANGIKKEDILLQCPADGLPKKKSRSKGSSRFPCEDENGLPRPPKRSGQGKRQNGKGSDIGSSSASDSCQDGYQHQERIRQKIKEVEEKQPEIRTGFIGSFLDFLKSGPKQNFSSPQIRTPNRTRKSSSVSKKASGLLPMSYKLQPPLAPLPMQENQPLSSTRRLDEDLQKNLVTLPSFSSDEDEAAGKNQALQNSITSALSSLDEPSDRKQKPDRSAGDLLRQQQYSSVEPSPVKVPPREISAEELLKDVPPDHLALQLMTVAIEGLTDEELSDSGGEGMYRERDEFVVKNEDIESLKVTLKAGLEPPAIWKVQKALLQKFIPELRDGRRVFSATNSYLGYFGDAKTMYRRVYVKFLDTVNKREYVRVCSRKPRCKPMHSMRGSQAKALFGHKILPVNSSIRPASNKLLSKLKAKQPKSKAEPPPKKRRKWKEAFSPSDSSPEASSEADEFTPPVSFSSRFLNTRTMKETFKGFVELLISVTLDADVMSTLERGNDELLLPHMKRVDCMITDNRRRLLPKLCVGQLFKSALDTFPEISVVTELKKDGETPAFKVCLSGKAYNKKTMKHSKSPSKLPLEYTVDQQTKTRWFSLYHSLQHYKYHTYLTCRDEIASLKLHAQDLRQEQTVQICMSNRAWVERLFDRFGELLTQVQQACL; this is encoded by the exons ATGGACGGGAGCTACCCGAACCCGAGCTTCGCGGACCCGCTGGACCcggcgcagcagcagcagcccgcAGCCTGGGCCTACGAGCGCGGCCCCGCATGCGTGAAGCCAAG TTCCGGTTATGGAGCGACACACCTGGAGACTGAGCTGCTCCAGCGGCAGACCTATGCCTCCAGCCAACTCTCCACGTACACCACCTCACAAACCCCTGCAG GCCTTTCTGGAGTCTTTGACaccagcttgcagacatctGGCAGCAACGCTACTGAAACGCCCGTCATGAACTTCCTCTCGGCCATCGAGTCACGAAGCCTTCAGGCTGGCCCTGCAAGTGCTTCTCTTCCCCAGTTTAGGTCATGGCAGACAG gtGCAAACTCTTCAAATACAGATCTTTTTCTCGCAGGAGCCTTGCCCTCATCTGGGACATTTCCTACACCTTCTGCTCTGTCATCCTACCAGCACCCCAGCATCTTCTCCACGCGAAGCTTTACGACTTCGCCCGCGTTACCCCTTCAAGACGTCACCTTCAGCAGTTCTAATGGTCTCCTGCCCCCGCAGGACCCTTTACTTCAGATCAAGTCCTCCCAGAGCACTGTGCCTACTGCCCTTGCCTTTGACCGCCTGAGTGCAACCTCCATAGGTCCCGGCCTCCCACCCCAGTCCTCCACGTATCGCTCGGCCCAGGAGTCCGCCCCCCACCTCCTCCAACCACAGTTCAGCCTGCTGCCGTCTGCCCTGGGCAACCCCCAGCCGGCCCTCCAGCCTTACGGCGCTCCAGCCTTCTCCGGGCCCATGGAGCGAGCGCTTCAGCGTGAATGTAGCGTGATCAAGCACCATCAGCGGCCTTCAAGCACCCAACTGCCTGCAGGCGCGCCGCACCCCCTGCAAACCTTCCTGGCTGGCGAGAGCGGCGTTCCCTTCCCGGCCGAGGCCTCGCGACAGACGTCGGTGCCCTGCAGCCCCGTCGGAGACGCGGCACATCCCATCAACGGTGGACCGCAGCAGACGTCTCTGCAGACTCAGGCCTACCCCTCCTCTGTACCCTCTCCGGGCTTTTCACCCTCCCCTGGGATGAAAGCCAAAGACTGTTCTTCCAGCAACATGGCTCAGCGTTCCAACAAAAGTGCCGAGTCGGAGCCGCGTGCGCAGGCGGGCTCGCCGAAGCCACCGACGCAGACCTTCTCGTCCCCGGGCCAGAAGCCAAACTCGGCGGCTGCCTCCCAGCCACAGCCGTACGCGCCTGCGCAGATTCCCGATTTGATGTCCATGAGCCCTTCGCACAACTACATCACTTCTCAGAGTCTCTCCGGCACCGTCAGCCACCCGCAGGTGTTCTCCACGGGGCAGACCGAAAAAATGCCTTCTGTCTACAAGTTCTCGTTCGCTGGCCAGTCCGAGAGCGTGACCTCCGCCGGCCTCGCGTACTCGTTGCCTTCGGCGGTGCACGGTGCGGAGTACGGCGCGCAGGTTCAGGGGCTGTGCATGGGGAGCCCCTCTCCGGTCTACTCTCCCGGCCACACTCAGGGTCCGCCAAATGCGAGCTACTACGCCGCGGGGCCGGCCGCCGCCGGCGCGTCTCGGAGCTACGCGACAGAACAATCCCTCCCTCCGGCCTCGTCTTTCTCGCCAGCCCGTGCCGGGGTCGAGCCCCTGAAATTCCTGCTTCCTGTTCAGCTGCCTTCTTCCTCCCAAGCCTTACACAGAGGGACGCCATCGGCAGAGTTAAAGCCGGCCTACGGCAAAAGGAAAGAAGATGGGAGCATGTTCCTCGCCAAAGAGGGATGCGGGGAGCTTCCCATTCAGGACGTGCAAGCGTTGCAGAGAGGAACCCTTCAGAGTTCCACTCAGGCTCTTGCTGGTAACGAATCTGGAGGTCAGAACAACGTGGTGTACGTGGTCTCTAAGGCAGATGATCGGTACAACACTCAGAGTGTGATCAGGAGCAACTCCAGATCCGAAGACCATATGATGGGATCTCCCTTAGGGTCCATAAAAGACGAACGTCTCATGCCCACAAATCAGCATGGACAACTTGTAGATAGTAGCAGCGCTCGGGTCGGGCCCGAGCCAAAAAGCTCTTCTGCGCTGATGCAGTCTTCCCACGTCGCCATGAACGCAGAGCAGCTCAAGCCACAATCTCTCCTGCTCAAGGTGCCAGGTTCTCAGCAGCAGAACCATCAAGCACAGACAATCACTATTCAGCAGGACCACAAACAGACAACCCAGGGACAAACCCAGTTTGTCTGCGTCCCAGGTGCCCCAGTCCTCCTTGAACCTTCACAGATGATTGTACTCCAACAGACTTTGCCTCACACAGTCCAAACCTCGAAGGTGACAACTCAAATGCAGCCAGTTCAGTATCTCCAAATGACGAGTGACATCAACCCCCCCACTGTGAGTATTGCGGAGTCCTCCAAGCACAACACGTCCCCAAAAGTCAATTTCAGCCAGACCAGTCAGCATGATGGAAAGCATCACTTTACCCTCGGCTCCATCTGCTTTCCGGACTCCATGCTGATGACGGACGAGAGGACCATCCTGTCCAACGTGGACGACATCCTGGCCGCGACGGTGGCTGCCTGCGGAGTGACGCCGCATGACTTTGTCAAAGCTGCCTCCTCCGAAGGGGAGATGCCTTCACTCGCCAACCCCACGGATTCCAAGTGCCACTTCCAGTCTGCTGAGAGCAGGAACGAACCAACCTTCACCCCTCAGCAAGGGATTATTGCTAATACCCAGACTCTGACTTTGACATTAAACAGTACTCACCTGACGTCAGACATTCAGCATTTTCCCAAAAGTGGAGTTGGGTCGCACCAAGCATATCTATTAGAAAACTTGCATGCACAACACGGGGTGAACAGTATCATCGTCAGCTCCCAACACGAAGTAGACGGACTCACCGCTCAATCGCACGAAACTGGTGACGGGGAAGCTGCAGAAAAGAGTTCTGCGACCCCCAAAAACGTGGCCTCTCTTAGCCCCAGTGACAATAGCGACGGGAGGGTCAGTTCAGACTTCCACCTGACTGGCCAGGAGTATAACCCAACAGTCATGATGAACCATGTCTCCAAGAGCCAGGAGCAGGTTCCATCCAGTGAAGCCAATGGCATTAAAAAGGAAGATATCCTCCTGCAATGCCCAGCTGATGGCCTGCCAAAGAAAAAATCGAGGTCTAAAGGCTCCTCCAGGTTCCCATGTGAAGATGAGAACGGACTTCCTCGGCCCCCGAAGCGAAGTGGCCAAGGGAAGCGGCAGAATGGTAAAGGCAGCGACATCGGTTCATCCTCGGCTTCCGACAGCTGCCAAGATGGCTATCAGCATCAGGAGAGGATACGGCAGAAGATAAAAGAGGTAGAAGAAAAGCAACCGGAGATCAGAACGGGATTCATTGGGTCCTTCTTAGACTTTCTTAAATCAGGTCCAAAGCAAAATTTCTCTTCGCCTCAAATAAGGACACCTAACCGTACACGGAAATCTTCGTCTGTTTCAAAGAAAGCCTCCGGTCTCCTGCCCATGTCTTATAAGCTTCAGCCCCCATTAGCCCCTTTGCCAATGCAGGAAAACCAGCCTCTTAGTTCGACAAGACGCCTGGATGAGGACTTGCAGAAGAACCTGGTGACCCTCCCGTCCTTCTCATCAGATGAAGACGAAGCAGCAGGGAAAAACCAGGCCCTTCAGAATAGCATCACTTCAGCCCTTTCATCTCTAGATGAGCCATCAGACCGGAAGCAAAAGCCAG ACAGATCAGCAGGTGATTTGCTAAGGCAACAGCAATACTCAAGCGTGGAACCATCACCCGTGAAGGTGCCTCCGAGGGAAATTTCTGCCGAAGAACTGCTGAAGGACGTTCCTCCTGACCATCTAGCTCTGCAGCTGATGACGGTTGCCATAGAGGGCCTGACTGACGAGGAACTGTCCGACAGCGGAGGGGAGGGGATGTACCGTGAGCGGGACGAGTTTGTGGTGAAAAACGAGGACATTGAAAGCCTGAAG GTGACTTTGAAAGCAGGGTTGGAGCCGCCAGCTATCTGGAAAGTACAAAAGGCACTGCTGCAAAAGTTCATTCCGGAGCTGAGGGACGGCAGACGAGTGTTCTCAGCCACCAACAGT TATTTGGGATACTTTGGAGATGCCAAGACTATGTACCGGAGAGTGTATGTGAAGTTCCTTGACACGGTCAACAAAAGAGAGTATGTCCGCGTCTGCAGCAGGAAACCGAGGTGTAAGCCCATGCACTCCATGAG AGGCTCACAGGCCAAGGCCCTGTTTGGCCACAAGATCCTTCCGGTAAACAGCTCAATCAGACCAGCCTCAAACAAGCTCCTTTCCAAGCTCAAAGCAAAACAGCCAAAGTCCAAGGCAGAGCCGCCACCCAAGAAGAGAAGGAAATGGAAGGAAGCGTTCTCGCCTTCCGACTCATCTCCTGAGGCTTCCAGCGAAGCTGACG AGTTTACACCCCCTGTTTCCTTTTCTTCACGCTTCCTGAACACCAGAACCATGAAGGAGACCTTCAAGGGCTTTGTGGAGCTTCTGATCAGTGTGACTCTAGATGCAGATGTAATGAGCACGCTGGAGAGGGGAAATG ACGAGCTGCTGCTGCCTCACATGAAGAGAGTGGATTGCATGATCACCGACAACAGGAGACGCCTGCTGCCCAAGCTCTGTGTGGGACAGCTGTTCAAG AGCGCGCTGGACACCTTTCCTGAGATTTCAGTGGTGACAGAACTGAAAAAAGATGGCGAGACCCCTGCCTTTAAAGTCTGCTTAAGTGGGAAGgcttacaacaaaaaaactatgAAGCACTCCAAGTCCCCAAGCAAATTACCTTTG GAATACACTGTGGATCAACAGACCAAGACCCGTTGGTTTTCCCTCTATCACTCACTGCAGCATTATAAGTACCACACTTACCTGACGTGTAGGGACGAG ATTGCCTCTCTGAAGTTGCATGCGCAGGACCTACGGCAGGAGCAGACGGTGCAGATATGCATGAGCAACAGGGCCTGGGTGGAGCGACTCTTTGACCGGTTTGGGGAGCTTCTGACACAAGTGCAGCAGGCCTGCCTGTAG